A region of Marmota flaviventris isolate mMarFla1 chromosome 11, mMarFla1.hap1, whole genome shotgun sequence DNA encodes the following proteins:
- the Thap4 gene encoding peroxynitrite isomerase THAP4 isoform X2: MVICCAAVNCSNRQGKGEKRAVSFHRFPLKDSKRLIQWLKAVQRENWTPTKYSFLCSEHFTKDSFSKRLEDQHRLLKPTAVPSIFHLTEKKRGAAGHGRTRRKDASKASGAMRGRGSTAAGRGAVSSSPSSSGTLMAQPEPRKLKRATLQGDATPRTPPDPRLQEQAQQCLGKTPGDGPSATRAGSQGEEGACAEEARGQNAGAAWAEGGGAERSGVSAEDFTPPGSGACRFIGSLHSYSFSSRHTRERPSVPREPIDRKRLKRDVEPSGSGSSLGPDQSVAHSPPRSSLTATPQKPAQSPSAPPTDVTPKPAAEAVQSQQSDASPMSINEVILSASGACRLIDSLHSYCFSARQSKSQVCCLREQVEKKNGELKSLRQRVSRSDSQVRKLREKLDQLRKASFPYLSGLLPPSREPPKMNPVVEPLSWMLGTWLSDPPGAGTFPTLQPFQYLEEVHISHVGQPMLNFSFNSFHPDTRKPMHRECGFIRLKPDTNKVAFVSAQNTGVVEVEEGEVNGQELCIASHSIARISFAKEPHVEQITRKFRLNSEGKLEQTVSMATTTQPLTQHLHVTYKKVTL, encoded by the exons ATGGTGATCTGCTGCGCGGCCGTGAACTGCTCCAACCGGCAGGGCAAGGGAGAAAAGCGCGCCGTCTCCTTCCACAG GTTCCCCCTAAAGGACTCAAAACGCCTGATCCAGTGGTTAAAAGCTGTTCAGAGGGAAAACTGGACCCCCACTAAGTATTCGTTCCTCTGTAGTGAACATTTCACCAAAGACAGCTTCTCCAAAAGGCTGGAGGACCAGCACCGCCTGCTCAAGCCCACAGCAGTGCCCTCCATTTTCCACCTGACTGAGAAGAAGAGGGGGGCTGCAGGCCATGGCCGGACTCGGAGAAAGGACGCCAGCAAGGCCTCGGGGGCCATGAGGGGCCGCGGGAGCACAGCAGCCGGGAGAGGGGCCGTGAGCAGCTCTCCCTCCTCCAGTGGAACCCTGATGGCCCAGCCAGAGCCCCGCAAGCTGAAGCGAGCCACTCTGCAGGGCGATGCCACACCCAGGACCCCCCCAGATCCCCGCCTtcaggagcaggcccagcagtGTCTGGGGAAGACCCCAGGAGATGGACCATCGGCCACCAGGGCCGGCAGCCAGGGAGAAGAAGGAGCATGTGCGGAGGAAGCCAGGGGCCAGAATGCTGGCGCCGCCTGGGCCGAGGGTGGCGGGGCAGAGCGGAGCGGGGTGTCCGCGGAAGATTTCACTCCCCCCGGGTCTGGGGCCTGCAGGTTCATCGGCTCACTGCATTCCTACAGCTTCTCCTCCAGACACACTCGAGAGAGGCCTTCCGTTCCCCGAGAGCCCATTGACCGGAAGAGGCTGAAGAGAGACGTGGAGCCCAGCGGCAGCGGGAGTAGCCTGGGGCCGGACCAGAGTGTGGCCCACAGCCCTCCGAGGTCCTCGCTCACTGCCACGCCACAGAAGCCTGCCCAGAGCCCCTCCGCCCCGCCCACGGATGTCACCCCGAAGCCAGCTGCGGAGGCCGTGCAGAGCCAGCAGAGCGATGCCAGCCCCATGTCCATCAACGAGGTCATCCTGTCTGCATCGGGGGCCTGCAGGCTCATCGACTCGCTGCACTCGTACTGCTTCTCTGCCCGTCAGAGCAAGAGCCAGGTGTGCTGCCTGCGGGAGCAGGTGGAGAAGAAGAATGGCGAGCTCAAGAGCCTGCGGCAGAGGGTCAGCCGCTCCGACAGCCAGGTGCGCAAGCTGCGCGAGAAGCTGGACCAGCTAAGGAAAGCGAGCTTCCCCTACCTGAGCGGCCTGCTGCCCCCCAGCCGCG AGCCTCCCAAGATGAACCCAGTGGTGGAGCCGCTGTCTTGGATGCTGGGTACCTGGCTGTCTGACCCTCCGGGAGCTGGGACCTTTCCGACCCTGCAGCCCTTCCAGTACCTGGAAGAGGTGCACATCTCCCATGTGGGCCAGCCCATGTTGAACTTCTC GTTCAACTCCTTCCACCCTGACACGCGCAAACCCATGCACAGAGAGTGTGGCTTTATCCGCCTCAAGCCCGACACCAACAAGGTGGCCTTCGTCAGCGCCCAGAACACAG GCgtcgtggaggtggaggagggtgaGGTGAATGGGCAGGAGCTGTGCATCGCATCCCACTCCATCGCCAGGATCTCCTTCGCCAAGGAGCCCCACGTGGAGCAG ATTACCCGAAAATTCAGGCTGAATTCTGAAGGCAAACTTGAACAGACAGTGTCCATGGCGACCACCACGCAGCCACTGACCCAGCATCTTCATGTCACCTACAAGAAGGTGACCCTGTAG
- the Thap4 gene encoding peroxynitrite isomerase THAP4 isoform X1: MVICCAAVNCSNRQGKGEKRAVSFHRFPLKDSKRLIQWLKAVQRENWTPTKYSFLCSEHFTKDSFSKRLEDQHRLLKPTAVPSIFHLTEKKRGAAGHGRTRRKDASKASGAMRGRGSTAAGRGAVSSSPSSSGTLMAQPEPRKLKRATLQGDATPRTPPDPRLQEQAQQCLGKTPGDGPSATRAGSQGEEGACAEEARGQNAGAAWAEGGGAERSGVSAEDFTPPGSGACRFIGSLHSYSFSSRHTRERPSVPREPIDRKRLKRDVEPSGSGSSLGPDQSVAHSPPRSSLTATPQKPAQSPSAPPTDVTPKPAAEAVQSQQSDASPMSINEVILSASGACRLIDSLHSYCFSARQSKSQVCCLREQVEKKNGELKSLRQRVSRSDSQVRKLREKLDQLRKASFPYLSGLLPPSREPPKMNPVVEPLSWMLGTWLSDPPGAGTFPTLQPFQYLEEVHISHVGQPMLNFSFNSFHPDTRKPMHRECGFIRLKPDTNKVAFVSAQNTGVVEVEEGEVNGQELCIASHSIARISFAKEPHVEQPHRDSHGLVAAQVLAGVSQGHVGLESRLQVKVEVTAGEHVRC, from the exons ATGGTGATCTGCTGCGCGGCCGTGAACTGCTCCAACCGGCAGGGCAAGGGAGAAAAGCGCGCCGTCTCCTTCCACAG GTTCCCCCTAAAGGACTCAAAACGCCTGATCCAGTGGTTAAAAGCTGTTCAGAGGGAAAACTGGACCCCCACTAAGTATTCGTTCCTCTGTAGTGAACATTTCACCAAAGACAGCTTCTCCAAAAGGCTGGAGGACCAGCACCGCCTGCTCAAGCCCACAGCAGTGCCCTCCATTTTCCACCTGACTGAGAAGAAGAGGGGGGCTGCAGGCCATGGCCGGACTCGGAGAAAGGACGCCAGCAAGGCCTCGGGGGCCATGAGGGGCCGCGGGAGCACAGCAGCCGGGAGAGGGGCCGTGAGCAGCTCTCCCTCCTCCAGTGGAACCCTGATGGCCCAGCCAGAGCCCCGCAAGCTGAAGCGAGCCACTCTGCAGGGCGATGCCACACCCAGGACCCCCCCAGATCCCCGCCTtcaggagcaggcccagcagtGTCTGGGGAAGACCCCAGGAGATGGACCATCGGCCACCAGGGCCGGCAGCCAGGGAGAAGAAGGAGCATGTGCGGAGGAAGCCAGGGGCCAGAATGCTGGCGCCGCCTGGGCCGAGGGTGGCGGGGCAGAGCGGAGCGGGGTGTCCGCGGAAGATTTCACTCCCCCCGGGTCTGGGGCCTGCAGGTTCATCGGCTCACTGCATTCCTACAGCTTCTCCTCCAGACACACTCGAGAGAGGCCTTCCGTTCCCCGAGAGCCCATTGACCGGAAGAGGCTGAAGAGAGACGTGGAGCCCAGCGGCAGCGGGAGTAGCCTGGGGCCGGACCAGAGTGTGGCCCACAGCCCTCCGAGGTCCTCGCTCACTGCCACGCCACAGAAGCCTGCCCAGAGCCCCTCCGCCCCGCCCACGGATGTCACCCCGAAGCCAGCTGCGGAGGCCGTGCAGAGCCAGCAGAGCGATGCCAGCCCCATGTCCATCAACGAGGTCATCCTGTCTGCATCGGGGGCCTGCAGGCTCATCGACTCGCTGCACTCGTACTGCTTCTCTGCCCGTCAGAGCAAGAGCCAGGTGTGCTGCCTGCGGGAGCAGGTGGAGAAGAAGAATGGCGAGCTCAAGAGCCTGCGGCAGAGGGTCAGCCGCTCCGACAGCCAGGTGCGCAAGCTGCGCGAGAAGCTGGACCAGCTAAGGAAAGCGAGCTTCCCCTACCTGAGCGGCCTGCTGCCCCCCAGCCGCG AGCCTCCCAAGATGAACCCAGTGGTGGAGCCGCTGTCTTGGATGCTGGGTACCTGGCTGTCTGACCCTCCGGGAGCTGGGACCTTTCCGACCCTGCAGCCCTTCCAGTACCTGGAAGAGGTGCACATCTCCCATGTGGGCCAGCCCATGTTGAACTTCTC GTTCAACTCCTTCCACCCTGACACGCGCAAACCCATGCACAGAGAGTGTGGCTTTATCCGCCTCAAGCCCGACACCAACAAGGTGGCCTTCGTCAGCGCCCAGAACACAG GCgtcgtggaggtggaggagggtgaGGTGAATGGGCAGGAGCTGTGCATCGCATCCCACTCCATCGCCAGGATCTCCTTCGCCAAGGAGCCCCACGTGGAGCAG CCTCATCGGGATTCTCATGGACTAGTGGCTGCACAGGTGCTGGCTGGGGTTTCCCAAGGACACGTTGGCCTTGAATCCAGGCTGCAGGTGAAGGTGGAGGTCACAGCAGGGGAGCACGTGAGGTGCTGA
- the Thap4 gene encoding peroxynitrite isomerase THAP4 isoform X3 — MISCLSLSSVWDYRFPLKDSKRLIQWLKAVQRENWTPTKYSFLCSEHFTKDSFSKRLEDQHRLLKPTAVPSIFHLTEKKRGAAGHGRTRRKDASKASGAMRGRGSTAAGRGAVSSSPSSSGTLMAQPEPRKLKRATLQGDATPRTPPDPRLQEQAQQCLGKTPGDGPSATRAGSQGEEGACAEEARGQNAGAAWAEGGGAERSGVSAEDFTPPGSGACRFIGSLHSYSFSSRHTRERPSVPREPIDRKRLKRDVEPSGSGSSLGPDQSVAHSPPRSSLTATPQKPAQSPSAPPTDVTPKPAAEAVQSQQSDASPMSINEVILSASGACRLIDSLHSYCFSARQSKSQVCCLREQVEKKNGELKSLRQRVSRSDSQVRKLREKLDQLRKASFPYLSGLLPPSREPPKMNPVVEPLSWMLGTWLSDPPGAGTFPTLQPFQYLEEVHISHVGQPMLNFSFNSFHPDTRKPMHRECGFIRLKPDTNKVAFVSAQNTGVVEVEEGEVNGQELCIASHSIARISFAKEPHVEQPHRDSHGLVAAQVLAGVSQGHVGLESRLQVKVEVTAGEHVRC, encoded by the exons atgatctcctgcctcagcctgtcaagtgtctgggattatag GTTCCCCCTAAAGGACTCAAAACGCCTGATCCAGTGGTTAAAAGCTGTTCAGAGGGAAAACTGGACCCCCACTAAGTATTCGTTCCTCTGTAGTGAACATTTCACCAAAGACAGCTTCTCCAAAAGGCTGGAGGACCAGCACCGCCTGCTCAAGCCCACAGCAGTGCCCTCCATTTTCCACCTGACTGAGAAGAAGAGGGGGGCTGCAGGCCATGGCCGGACTCGGAGAAAGGACGCCAGCAAGGCCTCGGGGGCCATGAGGGGCCGCGGGAGCACAGCAGCCGGGAGAGGGGCCGTGAGCAGCTCTCCCTCCTCCAGTGGAACCCTGATGGCCCAGCCAGAGCCCCGCAAGCTGAAGCGAGCCACTCTGCAGGGCGATGCCACACCCAGGACCCCCCCAGATCCCCGCCTtcaggagcaggcccagcagtGTCTGGGGAAGACCCCAGGAGATGGACCATCGGCCACCAGGGCCGGCAGCCAGGGAGAAGAAGGAGCATGTGCGGAGGAAGCCAGGGGCCAGAATGCTGGCGCCGCCTGGGCCGAGGGTGGCGGGGCAGAGCGGAGCGGGGTGTCCGCGGAAGATTTCACTCCCCCCGGGTCTGGGGCCTGCAGGTTCATCGGCTCACTGCATTCCTACAGCTTCTCCTCCAGACACACTCGAGAGAGGCCTTCCGTTCCCCGAGAGCCCATTGACCGGAAGAGGCTGAAGAGAGACGTGGAGCCCAGCGGCAGCGGGAGTAGCCTGGGGCCGGACCAGAGTGTGGCCCACAGCCCTCCGAGGTCCTCGCTCACTGCCACGCCACAGAAGCCTGCCCAGAGCCCCTCCGCCCCGCCCACGGATGTCACCCCGAAGCCAGCTGCGGAGGCCGTGCAGAGCCAGCAGAGCGATGCCAGCCCCATGTCCATCAACGAGGTCATCCTGTCTGCATCGGGGGCCTGCAGGCTCATCGACTCGCTGCACTCGTACTGCTTCTCTGCCCGTCAGAGCAAGAGCCAGGTGTGCTGCCTGCGGGAGCAGGTGGAGAAGAAGAATGGCGAGCTCAAGAGCCTGCGGCAGAGGGTCAGCCGCTCCGACAGCCAGGTGCGCAAGCTGCGCGAGAAGCTGGACCAGCTAAGGAAAGCGAGCTTCCCCTACCTGAGCGGCCTGCTGCCCCCCAGCCGCG AGCCTCCCAAGATGAACCCAGTGGTGGAGCCGCTGTCTTGGATGCTGGGTACCTGGCTGTCTGACCCTCCGGGAGCTGGGACCTTTCCGACCCTGCAGCCCTTCCAGTACCTGGAAGAGGTGCACATCTCCCATGTGGGCCAGCCCATGTTGAACTTCTC GTTCAACTCCTTCCACCCTGACACGCGCAAACCCATGCACAGAGAGTGTGGCTTTATCCGCCTCAAGCCCGACACCAACAAGGTGGCCTTCGTCAGCGCCCAGAACACAG GCgtcgtggaggtggaggagggtgaGGTGAATGGGCAGGAGCTGTGCATCGCATCCCACTCCATCGCCAGGATCTCCTTCGCCAAGGAGCCCCACGTGGAGCAG CCTCATCGGGATTCTCATGGACTAGTGGCTGCACAGGTGCTGGCTGGGGTTTCCCAAGGACACGTTGGCCTTGAATCCAGGCTGCAGGTGAAGGTGGAGGTCACAGCAGGGGAGCACGTGAGGTGCTGA